A window of Longispora fulva contains these coding sequences:
- the sbnB gene encoding 2,3-diaminopropionate biosynthesis protein SbnB: MSEFHVVPGVVADDILAAAQGRVVDIVAETYLLHDAGHSINPDSYFLRFPDKPDSRIIALPAYLGGSVDTAGIKWISSFPGNHDRGIPRASAVLILNDYATGRPYACLESAGISAARTAASAAIAAAVLGGTWPPDGTAPAPRSVGFVGTGVIASTIGRYLRQVGVPLDDVVCHDLEPARAARLAAEFDGAGTGSLADALDRDLVVFATTAGTPYVPADTPLRPGQLVLNVSLRDLAPELLLRANNVVDDVDHCLKAQTSPHLAEQLTGTREFVNGTLGQVLRGDVTLDPGLPTIFSPFGLGVLDIAVGSVVLAEALAAGRAVTVPGFFPG, translated from the coding sequence TTGTCTGAGTTCCATGTCGTGCCGGGGGTCGTGGCCGACGACATCCTCGCCGCGGCGCAGGGCCGGGTCGTCGACATCGTGGCGGAGACCTACCTCCTGCACGACGCCGGCCACAGCATCAACCCGGACAGCTATTTCCTCCGGTTCCCCGACAAGCCCGACAGCCGGATCATCGCCCTGCCCGCCTACCTGGGCGGCTCGGTGGACACCGCCGGCATCAAGTGGATCAGCAGCTTCCCCGGCAACCACGACCGGGGGATCCCGCGCGCCTCGGCCGTGCTGATCCTCAACGACTACGCGACCGGCCGGCCCTACGCGTGCCTGGAGTCCGCGGGGATCAGCGCTGCCCGTACCGCGGCGTCCGCGGCGATCGCCGCCGCGGTCCTCGGCGGCACCTGGCCCCCCGACGGGACGGCCCCGGCCCCGCGGAGCGTCGGCTTCGTCGGCACCGGGGTGATCGCCAGCACCATCGGCCGGTACCTGCGCCAGGTCGGCGTGCCCCTCGACGACGTGGTCTGCCACGACCTGGAACCGGCCCGGGCCGCGAGGCTCGCCGCCGAGTTCGACGGCGCCGGCACCGGAAGCCTCGCCGACGCGCTCGACCGCGACCTCGTCGTCTTCGCCACCACGGCCGGCACGCCCTACGTGCCCGCCGACACCCCGCTGCGCCCGGGACAACTGGTGCTCAACGTGTCGCTGCGCGACCTCGCCCCCGAGCTGCTGCTGCGGGCGAACAACGTCGTCGACGACGTCGACCACTGCCTCAAGGCCCAGACGTCACCGCACCTCGCGGAGCAGTTGACGGGTACCCGTGAGTTCGTCAACGGCACCCTCGGCCAGGTCCTGCGCGGCGACGTCACGCTCGACCCGGGCCTGCCGACGATCTTCTCGCCGTTCGGTCTCGGGGTGCTCGACATCGCGGTGGGCAGCGTCGTTCTCGCCGAGGCGCTGGCGGCCGGGCGCGCGGTCACCGTGCCGGGATTCTTCCCGGGCTGA